The genome window ATCACCATCCTGTTTGTCAGCCACAAGCTGGAGGAAGTCTTCGAGATTTCCGAGAGAATCACGATTTTACGCAATGGTCAAAACGTTGTGTCCGAGCGGGTCCAGCAGCTGGATCAGGGCAAGCTCGTCTTCTACATGACGGGCAGGCAGATTGAAGAGAGCTACTACGAGATCAACGAGGAGAAGACAGTACCGATCCTGCAAACCGAGGATTTAGGGTTGCAGGGGTGCTTTGAACATATATCGCTGCAGATCCACGCAGGAGAGATCGTCGGGCTGACAGGTCTCTTGGGGTCGGGGCGCACGGAGCTGGCCGAGTCGCTCTTTGGGCTGCGGCCTGCGACGAGCGGCAAGGTTTACATGGATGGAACAGAGAGGCAGATTCGTTCGGTACAAGACGCGATCGAGCAGCGGATTGCCTACGTGCCGGAGGATCGACTGACCGAGGGCCTCTTTTTGGAGCAATCCATTGAGCGCAACATGGTGATCAGCGTCATCGATCGGCTGTCTCGTACCTGGCAGTTGATCGATCAGGCGAAAGTAAAAGCAACAGTCCGGGATTGGATCATGAGTCTGGGGATTGTCGCACACTCGCCCTCGCTGCCCGTCAAGACGCTGTCCGGCGGCAATCAGCAGCGTGTCGTTCTCGCCAAATGGCTGGCAACCAAGCCGCGCCTGCTCATTTTGAACGGTCCGACAGTCGGTGTCGATATCGGCTCAAAAGAAGACATTCACCAAGTGATACGGGCTCTTGCCAAGGATGGCATGGGCGTGTTGATGATTTCCGATGACCTGCCCGAGCTTCGGCAAAACTGCAATCGCGTATTGGTGATGAAGAGAGGGAGATTGGTTGGGGAAATCGCAGGCAAGTCGCTGACCCAAGAGGAGTGGACACGGCTGCAGGAAGCCACCTGAGGATAGAGATGACAAAGGGAAAGAGGTGTACACCCTGCCTATGAAAAAGATGGTGCAGACCAGTGAATTTTACGTGGCTGTCGTCGTCCTTGGGCTTTTTCTTGTGATCGGCAGCCAAAACAGTGCTTTTTTTACGGCCACGAATCTTTACGATCTCATCCGAAGCGGGATCGTTCCCGGAATATTTGTCATGTGCGCCATGCTCGTGATCATCTCGGGCGGCATTGATGTTTCGTTTCCAGCTGTCGCGACCTTCAGCATGTTTTGCGCCACCAAAATCCTTCACTCCATGCATTACGAGGGACCGGTCGTTACTGCGTTTTTCTTGTCAGGCTTGATTGGGCTCGGGCTGGGTCTGATCAACGCCGTATTCATTTCTTTGTTTCGGCTGCCCACCCTGATCGTGACATTGGGGACTTCTTCGATGTTCAGCGGATTTCTCCTGACGTTCGTCGGCAGCAGCCAAATCAATGATTTGCCGAGACCGTTTCTCACATTTTCCAAGGAGCAAGTGTTCAAGTTTACAGGTGAGGGAGGCATCACGGTCGGACTGCCTGCCGCTGTCCTCATCACGTTTGGGGTCGTCATCTCGGTCGCTTTGCTGCTTAGGTACACGATGCTCGGCAGAGGCATCTACGCATTGGGCGGCGATGCCGTGTCTGCGCAGCGAATCGGTTTTTCTCCCGTACGGATTCAGTTTTTCGTCTATAGCCTGGTCGGGTTCTTGGCGGGGATCGCAGGCATGATTCATACGACCATGATGCGCAATTCCAATCCAGTCGATCTGCTCGGCACAGAGCTGTTGATCATTGCCGCTGTCGTTCTGGGAGGAACACGGATTACAGGAGGTCATGGAACCGTGCTGGGGTCTCTCTTGGGGCTTGTCCTCGTCATCACGATCCAGAACAGCTTGATTCTGTTGGGAATCCCTTCTTATTGGCAGCGTTTTGTGATCGGTGCCTTGATCCTGATCGGAACGGGCGTGGCTGCGTATCAGGTGAAGAGATCGATCGCGAGGCGAAAATCAATCGTAACGTAACCACTTTTAGAGAGGAGGTCTGTTATGACTAATCGGAATGGAAGCAATCCTGAGCCAATCACGCCCATTGACAGCTCGATCTTTTCCATGAAGCGTTATTTACCGCAGGACGCAGGCACGATCAGGATGTCTCTCATCATGCTCGTCGTGTTTGCCTTGATGGCGGGAATCAGCCCGGGCACGTTCCTGTCGCTGGACAGCTTTTCCTCGATGGCTTTTCAGTTTCCCGTGTTCGGCATCTTTGCGTTAGCCATGATGCTGACGATGATTTCGGGCGGCATCGACCTGTCCATCGTGGGGATCGCCAATCTGACTTCCATCATCGCTGCGTCCGTCATGGTGCGTCTCGTACCTGCAGGAGCGACTGCTGGGGAAAGCCTTTTGTATATGTCGCTTGGTGTCATCGCTGCGCTCGTGGTGGGGATGGCCTGCGGGCTGCTCAATGGCTTTGCGGTGACGAAGATCGGAATTCCTCCCATTCTGGTTACCCTGGGAACGATGCAGCTATTCATGGGGCTCGCGATTATCCTGACCAAAGGACAAGCGATTGTCGGACTCCCGGATCTGTATACGGCCATAGGGAATGGCAGCTTGTGGATCATTCCCGTACCGCTCTTGATGTTTTGCCTGTGCATTGTGGGGACTTATATGCTGCTCGGCAAGCAGTCCTTTGGGATGAAGCTGCAAATGCTGGGTACCAATCCGACGGCATCCCTATACGCTGGTGTGAACAATACGGGCGTGCTGCTGGGGACATACGCCATCAGCGGGATTCTTGCAGCCATAGCTGGCCTCGTTATCGTGGCACAGACGAATTCAGCCAAGGCAGACTACGGGACCTCCTATATTTTGCAGGCGATTTTGGTAGCCGTGATGGGGGGAGTCGATCCCAAGGGTGGTTTCGGTAAAGTATCTGGAATCGTTATGGCGGTCCTTACGCTTCAATTTTTGTCGAGTGGCTTAAATGCGCTCCATGTTGGGAATTTCTTCAAGGATTTTATGTGGGGAATCGTTCTCTTGCTGGTCATGGTCATTAATGAAAGGAGCAATCGTAGAAAGTTCCGACACTGAGTCACCCTTTTTCCTGTTTCGCCCTCTTCGAAAGAATGTACGTTTGCCTACGTGACGCCTCCCCATGGGTTCATATACTGTAGGGTACCTTTTTGCTCGCTCGTAACCATCACGGATGAAGGAGAGGGTAGCCTTGGCAATGAGGCAAATGACGAGGGTGAGCCTGCCGTACCCGACGACATGGGAGATCCGGGCTCGGTTTGGGGGAAGACCGGTATCACAAGGGACATTGTTCATCCAAAGCGTCTTAAACAACAACAGTTTGAGTGGCGCGGTGAATTTTCGGGGCAATTTCATTCCCATTCAGGGAGTCTGGAATGAAGCTGCCCGCCAAATCGCGTTTCACACCCAGTTTGCTTCTTACGTCGGCACGTTGCTGTATCAAGACGAACCTCTGCTGAATCTCCGCCACTACGTGCTGCGGGGACAGGTAGCAATGAAGCCTCCCTCCATACGTGCAGGGGAGACGGGGACTTGGCAAGCGGTCATTCATCTTCCGCTGCGCTAGCCATGAAGGTCTTGTCCAGAAATGGATGGGACCTTTTTGTTTTTCTTTCTTTCTCATGAGGGATGAAAGCAGGCAATTGGGTAAATTATCAAAGAGAGTTCGCAGCGGGAAGGAGAAGACTAGCGTGAAACCGATGACAGAACGGCACGTCACCCTGCACGGCTTCAACAATCTGACCAAGTCTCTGAGCTTCAATATGTACGACATCTGCTATACGAAAACGAAGGAAGAACGGGAAGCCTATCTCGAATACATCGACGAACAGTACAATGCCGACCGTCTGACCCACATCTTAAAAAACGTATCCGATATCATTGGCGCCCATGTTTTGAATATCGCCAAGCAAGATTACGTCCCTCAAGGCGCCAGTGTCACCTTCCTCGTGTCGGAGGGGCCTGTGGTAGAAGTACCGACTGAATCGTATGAGGAATCGCCGGGGCCTTTGCCGGATTCCGTCGTCATGCAGCTGGACAAGAGCCACATTACAGTTCACACGTATCCTGAATACCATCCGGATGAAGAAATCAGCACGTTTCGAGCGGATATAGATGTCTCCACCTGTGGGGAAATCTCTCCCCTGAAGGCGCTCAACTACCTGATTCACTCGTTTGAGACGGACACGATGACGATCGATTACCGGGTACGCGGCTTCACCCGTGATATCAATGGCGACAAGCTGTTTATCGACCATGACATCAGCTCGATCCAAAATTACATCCCGGATGAAGTGATTGACCTGTACGACATGAT of Brevibacillus choshinensis contains these proteins:
- a CDS encoding sugar ABC transporter ATP-binding protein; the encoded protein is MSLIQLSGISKSFAGVQALKDVSLELDYGEIHCLAGENGCGKSTLIKVMSGVHAPDHGDMRIHGQKRKLLTPMDAINEGIQVIYQDFSIFPNLTVAENIALNSELAQNRKLVNWRRMRQMAKQALEKVNVTLDLDAKVETLSVADKQLIAISRALMHKAKLIIMDEPTTALTQKEVRSLFSVISGLKKEGITILFVSHKLEEVFEISERITILRNGQNVVSERVQQLDQGKLVFYMTGRQIEESYYEINEEKTVPILQTEDLGLQGCFEHISLQIHAGEIVGLTGLLGSGRTELAESLFGLRPATSGKVYMDGTERQIRSVQDAIEQRIAYVPEDRLTEGLFLEQSIERNMVISVIDRLSRTWQLIDQAKVKATVRDWIMSLGIVAHSPSLPVKTLSGGNQQRVVLAKWLATKPRLLILNGPTVGVDIGSKEDIHQVIRALAKDGMGVLMISDDLPELRQNCNRVLVMKRGRLVGEIAGKSLTQEEWTRLQEAT
- a CDS encoding ABC transporter permease; the protein is MTNRNGSNPEPITPIDSSIFSMKRYLPQDAGTIRMSLIMLVVFALMAGISPGTFLSLDSFSSMAFQFPVFGIFALAMMLTMISGGIDLSIVGIANLTSIIAASVMVRLVPAGATAGESLLYMSLGVIAALVVGMACGLLNGFAVTKIGIPPILVTLGTMQLFMGLAIILTKGQAIVGLPDLYTAIGNGSLWIIPVPLLMFCLCIVGTYMLLGKQSFGMKLQMLGTNPTASLYAGVNNTGVLLGTYAISGILAAIAGLVIVAQTNSAKADYGTSYILQAILVAVMGGVDPKGGFGKVSGIVMAVLTLQFLSSGLNALHVGNFFKDFMWGIVLLLVMVINERSNRRKFRH
- the speD gene encoding adenosylmethionine decarboxylase, giving the protein MTERHVTLHGFNNLTKSLSFNMYDICYTKTKEEREAYLEYIDEQYNADRLTHILKNVSDIIGAHVLNIAKQDYVPQGASVTFLVSEGPVVEVPTESYEESPGPLPDSVVMQLDKSHITVHTYPEYHPDEEISTFRADIDVSTCGEISPLKALNYLIHSFETDTMTIDYRVRGFTRDINGDKLFIDHDISSIQNYIPDEVIDLYDMIDVNVYQENIFHTKCKLKRFDLNNYLFGYTKDKLTADEQREITERLHNEMDEIYYGKNIIR
- a CDS encoding ABC transporter permease → MKKMVQTSEFYVAVVVLGLFLVIGSQNSAFFTATNLYDLIRSGIVPGIFVMCAMLVIISGGIDVSFPAVATFSMFCATKILHSMHYEGPVVTAFFLSGLIGLGLGLINAVFISLFRLPTLIVTLGTSSMFSGFLLTFVGSSQINDLPRPFLTFSKEQVFKFTGEGGITVGLPAAVLITFGVVISVALLLRYTMLGRGIYALGGDAVSAQRIGFSPVRIQFFVYSLVGFLAGIAGMIHTTMMRNSNPVDLLGTELLIIAAVVLGGTRITGGHGTVLGSLLGLVLVITIQNSLILLGIPSYWQRFVIGALILIGTGVAAYQVKRSIARRKSIVT